In the Thermostichus vulcanus str. 'Rupite' genome, one interval contains:
- a CDS encoding alpha/beta fold hydrolase — MSLISLAPEQCQDSLDSNKLYFIDVKGIQTRFYKDGQGEPLILLHGGNFGSLYSLDSWSLNLPGLAKEFQVIALDKIGQGYTDNPETDADYTYERLFAHTCDFFRSQGIEKAHWVGHSRGAHLATYVALQHPEWVKSLIMVDTSTTAPEEPTIPSGQFYAEVEAMIPPGADYATIVRSEPEAQAFSKEQITDDFISRMETIFQLSKMQLAREKMRILGASTWIPSLNKKREEVLARIAEGELRVPTLIMWGYNDRSAPFSLGINLYEKVCRTVPSAELYVVNGAGHYSFREQPQAFNTTLKSFCLR, encoded by the coding sequence ATGTCTTTGATCAGTCTGGCTCCAGAACAATGCCAAGACAGCTTGGATTCTAACAAGTTGTATTTTATTGATGTGAAAGGGATCCAAACTCGTTTTTACAAAGATGGGCAGGGAGAACCACTAATCCTGCTACACGGAGGCAATTTTGGATCCCTGTACTCTCTAGACAGCTGGAGTTTAAATCTTCCAGGATTAGCCAAAGAATTTCAAGTCATTGCTCTCGACAAAATTGGACAAGGATACACGGACAATCCTGAAACCGATGCTGACTATACTTATGAGCGTCTATTTGCCCATACCTGTGACTTTTTCAGATCTCAGGGCATTGAGAAAGCCCACTGGGTTGGTCATTCCCGTGGTGCTCATTTAGCGACTTATGTGGCTTTGCAACATCCAGAGTGGGTAAAGTCATTGATTATGGTGGATACCAGTACTACTGCTCCTGAGGAGCCTACTATTCCTTCTGGGCAATTTTATGCTGAGGTTGAAGCTATGATCCCTCCTGGAGCAGATTACGCAACAATTGTTCGCTCCGAGCCTGAAGCTCAAGCCTTTAGCAAAGAGCAGATTACTGACGACTTTATTAGTCGGATGGAAACAATATTTCAATTGTCTAAAATGCAGTTGGCACGGGAGAAGATGAGAATTCTGGGGGCCTCGACATGGATCCCCAGCCTTAACAAAAAACGAGAAGAGGTATTGGCGAGAATTGCAGAAGGTGAGCTAAGGGTTCCAACCCTGATTATGTGGGGTTACAATGACCGATCTGCGCCATTTTCTTTAGGTATTAATCTCTATGAGAAAGTTTGTAGAACGGTTCCCTCTGCTGAGCTGTATGTGGTGAATGGAGCCGGCCACTATAGTTTTCGAGAACAACCTCAGGCATTCAATACCACACTTAAAAGTTTCTGCCTGCGATGA
- a CDS encoding ABC transporter ATP-binding protein → MPVSGSKVELLGITQTFQTSGHGSVTAVDGINLKISSGRFVSLIGTSGCGKSTLFNIIAGLLTPTGGKVLIDGEDMTGRIGLVGYMLQKDLLLPWRTILDNVILGLELRGVKRSEARGQAMPYLYRYGLGGFERHYPDSLSGGMKQRAALLRTLLYDTDVVLLDEPFGALDAQTRAQMQEWLLQIWSDLNKTVLFVTHDVDEAVYLSDEVYVLSPRPGRIKAHLPVELERPRPRDIVTNPDFVRLKEQCLQLLHHPSEGMSHGSSSENMSISVGGK, encoded by the coding sequence ATGCCTGTTTCTGGTAGCAAAGTGGAGTTATTAGGAATAACGCAAACATTCCAGACTTCTGGCCATGGCTCGGTTACAGCTGTGGATGGAATCAATTTGAAAATCTCATCAGGACGTTTTGTCAGCCTCATCGGTACCTCAGGTTGCGGAAAATCTACTCTGTTCAATATCATTGCCGGACTACTCACTCCTACAGGAGGGAAAGTCTTAATTGATGGTGAAGATATGACTGGTAGGATTGGCCTAGTGGGGTATATGCTTCAGAAAGACCTGCTCCTACCTTGGCGGACAATTTTAGATAATGTGATTTTGGGCCTAGAGTTGAGAGGAGTTAAGCGGTCTGAAGCTCGTGGGCAAGCTATGCCCTATCTCTATCGCTATGGGCTTGGAGGGTTCGAAAGGCACTATCCAGATTCACTCTCTGGAGGAATGAAACAGCGTGCTGCTCTACTTCGAACACTCTTGTATGACACCGATGTCGTTCTACTTGATGAGCCATTTGGAGCATTAGATGCCCAGACCCGAGCTCAGATGCAAGAGTGGCTTTTGCAAATTTGGAGTGACTTGAATAAAACCGTGCTTTTCGTAACTCATGATGTAGATGAGGCTGTTTACCTCTCAGATGAAGTTTATGTGCTTTCTCCGCGTCCTGGACGAATCAAAGCGCATCTTCCAGTGGAGTTAGAACGTCCGAGGCCCCGTGACATTGTTACTAACCCAGATTTTGTGCGTTTGAAGGAGCAATGTTTGCAACTACTCCATCATCCTTCTGAAGGTATGAGTCATGGATCCAGTTCAGAAAATATGTCTATTTCAGTAGGAGGGAAGTAA
- a CDS encoding cysteine hydrolase family protein, whose protein sequence is MYPWEGVIPESDVSSFRNAFNGSERPLEAGTKPALVIIDMTMAFIDSRYPTGWSETGYPAVEANRKLLVAAREIGIPVIYTKAYPDPNHKPTPLERGRWKTGKRPPVQSDLPPGDVIPDPITPIEGEVIIDKGSKPSGFFGTPLASYLTYYGVDTVIVTGMTTSGCVRATVLDAFQNNYYVLIPHEACADRSQLSHKVNLFDMHMKYADVISVDTTVDYLQQLSGKVKELASV, encoded by the coding sequence ATGTACCCATGGGAAGGAGTTATTCCTGAGTCAGATGTTTCTAGCTTTCGTAATGCCTTTAACGGATCAGAGCGCCCCCTTGAGGCCGGTACCAAGCCTGCTCTAGTTATTATTGATATGACGATGGCTTTCATTGATAGTCGTTATCCAACAGGTTGGAGTGAAACAGGATATCCTGCTGTGGAGGCCAATCGGAAATTGTTGGTTGCAGCTCGTGAGATAGGGATCCCTGTCATCTACACCAAGGCATACCCGGATCCCAACCACAAACCAACCCCTTTAGAGCGTGGTCGTTGGAAAACCGGCAAACGGCCACCTGTTCAGTCTGATCTGCCCCCTGGAGATGTGATTCCTGATCCCATCACCCCAATTGAAGGTGAGGTAATAATTGACAAAGGTAGCAAGCCAAGTGGTTTCTTTGGTACACCTTTGGCTTCTTATCTCACCTATTATGGTGTAGATACTGTGATTGTGACAGGTATGACCACTAGTGGCTGTGTGCGGGCTACAGTTTTAGATGCATTCCAGAACAATTATTACGTTTTGATTCCCCACGAGGCTTGTGCGGATCGGAGCCAACTCTCTCACAAAGTGAACTTGTTTGATATGCACATGAAGTATGCCGATGTTATCAGTGTTGATACGACGGTAGACTATCTGCAACAGCTTTCCGGCAAAGTAAAGGAACTTGCTTCTGTCTGA